Proteins encoded together in one Pectinophora gossypiella chromosome 20, ilPecGoss1.1, whole genome shotgun sequence window:
- the LOC126376191 gene encoding RIMS-binding protein 2-like isoform X9: protein MSYGGGMSGGGGDTDTLSRRLREAERARADAERAHADALAQLRNAQRSPLESHNAEQLQSRVRELEKKVGPLILGTYVRRGGQAALETVRCEELQLELSSALRARGGTSAGAWAATSAQPASEIERIMAKIEQDNRILAELEHTRSTTHGMQPSGSNQALGMELHSPTPSPLPHSYGTTVGHAAICQSSTMPTLSSLHATGQFTAPSSNSVAYSMSAHNPTSYSNPVPAYSTNSYGLTNTHQVTFTNPVTAPLVNNIGQISSTLAGLQSNLQNITGNVSGMNLGGGLSGPTLTGTMSGAGLTSGLSNVQTSLSGGLTSTLGGIQSTLTGGLGNALTNLTGGTQLGGLSTSLGQGTSAYGTGTYTNPLLSSGLGSNPMNMKIKPLDDIDLGLGRYGTTSSGVGRVATPVTPHQPSWSLGLDSQFGTDRLGGLDSSLIHDRSQRALSRIMPNSGLEMDVRNTHYMNGGATTEGGPPTVDMLDIPGKGRCCVYIARFSYDPPDIESAEGELSICAGDYLLVWGPPDPNAAMLDAELLDGRRGLVPANFVQRLVGEDLLEFHQAVVATLRDAEDTATTAISDLSLSRDVARLSEVADISEGPEDDDNAELFFSSLVPAPRQLTLERQLNKSVLIGWTAPEGVQQANIDSYHVYVDGVLKTTVKASERTRALVEGVDSNRPHRISVRSVTVTRRTSRDAACTMVIGRDTANMGPTCVRASGVTCSQAVISWLPANSNHQHVVCVNNVEVRTVKPGVYRHTITGLSPSTQYRVTVRAKHLRAGPPSGIPIEEAPGAYTDFRTLPKGLPDPPNEIMVEAGPQDGTLLVTWQPVLRPPASGPVTGYAVYADGKKVTDVDSPTGDHALIDIAKLIGLNPKCVTVRTKSRDNQSTDSQPTPIPPAVLRGVAARMPRSGPMPNQPGPGYRPHQRPQPYQQHQQVIEHDENLSDKEIFPTTNRHDQHPAQPTSGFGTGLLKSIFDKITPSQSGIPAIEITKEGAPELGSEDEEPPRRRTQQPSQPAPASQQPSGQQYPSTQGYHGTQQPPYSQGGGQFPSSQPPYPGGVAGTQPQQFHNPPPRNHHERGRPPNPHQQQQGQQGVPPYGPRGAPPQGPRGPVPGQRPQPGHPQSKRSRFFVALFDYDPATMSPNPESCDEELPFSEGDTIKVSSFTSTHLTSEELLKEYIYLLGIQESFKGSIDRQDAETTTDEARPRVRLRSNVAWQAVWGDKDADGFYWGECRGRRGYVPHNMVVEVTEQEAGAAGASTQKPRDRWTDAYATQPVRRMVALYDYDPQELSPNVDADAELSFQTGQIIHVYGEMDDDGFYMAEIEGVRGLVPSNFLTDANDQYGPSQPGQGPGARAAPGRGRGAAPGPGARGPPPPPRDNAPAPRNHHRKTDACPLPPSQLDHNTCASNPEQANSQCADERRLVLNSRVHGSSPGRRGGEARGARRRRRSRARALVTRPRHPCSRRPVRARAG, encoded by the exons ATGAGTTACGGCGGCGGCAtgtcgggcggcggcggcgacacGGACACGCTGTCGCGGCGCCTGCGCGAGGCGGAGCGCGCCCGCGCAGACGCCGAACGCGCGCACGCGGACGCGCTCGCGCAGCTGCGCAACGCGCAACGATCGCCGCTCGAGTCGCACAATGCAGAGCAGCTGCAATCGCGAGTGAGAGAGCTGGAGAAAAAG GTTGGGCCATTGATACTTGGTACTTACGTGAGGCGTGGTGGGCAGGCGGCTCTAGAGACGGTGCGCTGCGAGGAGTTGCAGCTGGAGTTGTCTTCGGCGTTGCGCGCACGCGGCGGGACCAGCGCCGGCGCATGGGCCGCGACGTCCGCGCAGCCTGCTTCCGAGATCGAGCGCATCATGGCTAAGATCGAGCAAGACAACCGTATCCTCGCTGAACTGGAGCACACTCGATCCACCACACATG GTATGCAGCCGAGCGGGTCGAACCAGGCGCTGGGCATGGAGCTGCACTCGCCGACGCCGTCGCCGCTGCCGCACTCGTATGGCACCACCGTGGGCCACGCCGCCATCTGCCAGAGCAGTACCATGCCCACGCTCTCTTCGCTTCACGCCACCGGACAGTTCACCGCCCCCAGCTCCAATTCCGTCGCCTACTCCATGAGTGCGCACAACCCCACCTCCTACTCCAACCCTGTCCCCGCGTACTCCACCAACTCCTATGGACTGACGAACACGCACCAAGTCACGTTCACCAACCCCGTCACGGCGCCTCTGGTCAATAATATCGGTCAGATATCCAGCACACTAGCAGGGTTGCAGAGTAATCTGCAAAATATTACCGGGAATGTTTCCGGTATGAACTTGGGAGGCGGATTGAGCGGGCCGACGTTGACGGGAACTATGTCGGGCGCGGGGTTAACCAGCGGTCTGAGCAACGTTCAAACTAGCTTATCAGGAGGATTAACGAGTACACTTGGAGGAATACAGTCGACGCTCACCGGAGGGCTCGGGAATGCTCTTACGAACCTGACCGGTGGAACGCAACTGGGAGGACTAAGCACAAGCCTGGGCCAAGGCACGAGTGCATACGGAACTGGGACTTATACGAATCCGCTGCTTTCGAGTGGCTTAGGATCGAATCCGATGAATATGAAAATTAAACCATTAGACGATATTGACCTGGGTTTAGGTAGATATGGAACTACCAGCTCAGGCGTGGGGAGAGTGGCGACCCCTGTGACACCTCATCAACCGTCGTGGAGCTTAGGATTAGATAGCCAATTTGGAACTGATAGACTAGGAGGCTTAGACTCGTCACTCATCCACGACAGAAGTCAACGAGCTTTATCGAGAATCATGCCGAATTCAGGACTTGAAATGGACG TCCGGAATACACATTACATGAATGGTGGAGCAACGACCGAGGGAGGACCGCCGACCGTGGACATGCTGGATATTCCAGGCAAGGGCAGATGCTGCGTCTACATCGCTAGATTCTCTTACGACCCTCCCGA CATTGAAAGTGCGGAAGGGGAGTTATCTATCTGCGCTGGTGACTATCTGCTAGTGTGGGGTCCACCTGACCCTAACGCAGCTATGCTGGACGCTGAGCTTCTAGACGGCCGTCGCGGCTTGGTCCCCGCTAATTTCGTTCAAAGATTAGTTGGGGAAGATCTTCTGGAATTCCATCAG GCGGTAGTGGCAACGTTACGAGACGCAGAAGACACTGCCACAACAGCAATCAGTGACTTGTCTCTCAGTAGAGACGTGGCCCGACTCAGTGAGGTCGCTGACATAAGCGAAGGACCTGAAGACGACGACAATG CCGAGCTGTTTTTCTCGTCGCTAGTGCCCGCACCGCGGCAGCTGACTCTGGAGAGGCAGCTCAACAAGTCCGTGCTCATCGGGTGGACGGCTCCAGAAGGCGTACAGCAGGCGAACATCGACAGCTACCACGTGTACGTCGACGGAGTCCTCAAGACCACAGTCAAAGCGTCCGAGCGCACGCGCGCGCTCGTCGAAGGCGTCGACTCCAACCGG CCGCACCGCATCAGCGTGCGCTCGGTTACGGTCACTCGCCGAACGTCGCGCGACGCTGCGTGCACGATGGTCATTGGTCGCGACACCGCCAACATGGGTCCGACGTGCGTGCGCGCAAGTGGCGTCACCTGCTCGCAGGCCGTCATCTCCTGGCTGCCAGCCAACTCCAACCACCAGCACGTCGTCTGCGTCAACAATGTTGAG GTCCGCACAGTAAAACCTGGAGTATATCGTCACACCATAACTGGACTGTCACCCAGCACACAGTACCGGGTGACAGTAAGAGCGAAACACTTGCGGGCAGGCCCCCCCTCGGGGATACCCATAGAAGAAGCACCAGGCGCTTACACGGACTTCAGGACCTTACCTAAAGGTCTCCCCGATCCACCAAACGAAATCATG GTGGAAGCGGGCCCGCAAGACGGCACGCTGCTCGTGACGTGGCAGCCCGTGCTGCGGCCGCCGGCGTCCGGCCCCGTCACCGGCTACGCCGTGTACGCTGACGGCAAGAAGGTCACTGACGTCGACTCCCCCACTGGAGATCACGCCCTCATCGATATTGCCAAGTTGATCGGCCTCAACCCCAAATGTGTCACA GTTCGTACAAAGTCTCGGGACAATCAGTCGACTGATAGTCAGCCTACGCCTATTCCTCCGGCGGTGCTGCGTGGGGTGGCGGCGAGGATGCCTCGTAGCGGCCCCATGCCTAACCAGCCAGGCCCGGGGTACCGGCCTCACCAGAGGCCGCAGCCTTATCAGCAGCACCAACAAGTCATAGAGCACGACGAGAATCTCTCCGATAAGGAGATATTCCCCACCACCAACCGCCATGACCAACACCCTGCTCAG CCTACGAGCGGATTCGGCACAGGCCTCCTAAAGAGTATATTCGACAAAATAACCCCTTCG CAATCGGGGATACCGGCCATCGAAATCACTAAAGAGGGTGCGCCGGAGCTGGGTAGCGAGGACGAggagccgccgcgccgccgcacgCAG CAACCGTCCCAACCAGCGCCAGCGTCGCAGCAGCCTTCGGGTCAGCAGTACCCGAGTACACAAGGCTACCATGGCACGCAGCAACCCCCATACAGTCAGGGCGGGGGCCAGTTCCCAAGTAGCCAGCCCCCCTACCCTGGCGGCGTCGCGGGCACCCAGCCGCAGCAGTTCCACAACCCGCCGCCCCGGAACCACCACGAACGCGGCCGCCCTCCTAACCCTCATCAG CAACAGCAGGGTCAGCAGGGCGTGCCGCCGTATGGCCCTCGGGGGGCCCCTCCACAGGGGCCGAGGGGCCCCGTGCCCGGCCAGCGGCCGCAACCAGGCCACCCGCAGTCCAAGAGGAGTCGCTTCTTCGTCGCGCTGTTCGACTACGACCCAGCTACCATGAGTCCCAACCCGGAGAGTTGCGATGAAGAGCTACCCTTTAGTGAGGGTGACACTATAAAG GTCAGCAGCTTCACATCGACGCATCTTACAAGTGAAGAGTTGCTTAAGGAGTATATCTACCTGTTGGGGATTCAAGAGTCATTCAAGGGCTCAATCGATCGGCAGGATGCCGAGACAACCACCGACGAAGCACGGCCTCGCGTACGACTCCGCTCCAATGTAGCCTGGCAAGCG GTTTGGGGAGACAAAGATGCAGATGGGTTCTACTGGGGTGAGTGCCGAGGCAGACGGGGCTATGTACCTCACAACATGGTGGTGGAGGTGACGGAGCAGGAGGCGGGGGCGGCTGGAGCCAGCACTCAGAAGCCTCGCGACCGCTGGACGGATGCGTACGCGACGCAACCAGTGCGACGCATGGTGGCGTTGTACGACTACGACCCACAGGAACTGAGCCCCAATGTTGATGCTGAT GCTGAGCTGAGCTTCCAGACGGGGCAGATCATCCACGTGTACGGCGAGATGGACGACGATGGGTTCTACATGGCCGAGATCGAGGGTGTGCGCGGTCTCGTGCCCAGCAACTTCCTCACCGACGCCAACGACCAGTACGGCCCTTCGCAACCTGGACAAG GGCCGGGCGCACGGGCGGCGccggggcgcgggcgcggcgcggcgccgggCCCGGGCGCACgcggcccgccgccgccgccgcgggaCAACGCGCCTGCGCCGCGCAACCACCACCGCAAGACCG ATGCCTGCCCTCTTCCCCCTTCTCAGTTAGACCACAACACATGCGCCAGTAATCCAGAACAGGCGAATTCTCAG TGTGCAGATGAGAGGCGTCTGGTACTGAACTCTCGGGTCCATGGTTCTAGTCCGGG CAGGCGAGGGGGAGAGGCGCGGGGAGCGCGGCGCCGGCGACGATCGCGCGCACGAGCGCTGGTAACGCGGCCACGCCACCCGTGCAGTCGCCGGCCGGTGCGGGCGCGGGCGGGATGA